The following is a genomic window from Methylomarinum vadi.
CCAGAAACGTCGCTGCCAAAGCGTGCTTTCTCGGCGTTTAATTTTGGAAGCGATCATCCAGTCGCTGCGGTGATACCGTAATTGCAGCCTTTTACTGACATAACGTTTTATTAGCGCCCAGCGTTTGGAAAAATCGTCATCCTGCTCCGGCAAAGTCCAAATGCAGTGGAGATGATCTGGCAACAAAACCCACCCTTCTATCGTGAAAGGATGCTCAACCCGAATGCTCCGGATCCCTTCGCGCAATGAGGTTCTAACGTCCTCGTTACATAAAATAGGCCGGCGATGGAGAGTGACGACGGTAAAGAAATAAGTCGCGCCTGGGACAGTCACACGCCGGTAGTTTGACATAATCGTTCAATATTTCAGCAGGTGCATTTTAAAATCAAACCTTGTCACAACGGCTTACACACTTTCATGTGTAAACGTCTGTCTTGAAACGGTGCATGGAATGCACCCTACGCGGTTTCGTGTATCCGAAGACTCAATTTCCACCTGCGTAGGGTGCATTTTATGCACCCTATTTGCCTTATCTTCTTTCGTCGGCTTCCTCGCCGATTTCCCATTCCTCGGTGGAGACTTCGATGATCTTGCCACTGGCCGCGTCGACTTCGACCTTGGTTTCGACGCCCTTGTCGTTGACGATGTCGAATTCATAGGACGCGTCGCCGTTGGACTCGATTTCGTACTCGACTTCCTCGATCACTCCGGGATAGGCCTTCAACGCGATCGCCGCCGCGTCTTCCTCGGTCACTTTCATTTTGCTTTTGAACGCCTTGCTCTCAACGGATCTGACTTCGCTTTCGGTTTCGGTAATTTTGCCGCTATTGGCGTCACACATAAATTCCCATTCGAAACCGTTGGCGTCCCGGATTTCCAACTCGTACATGGCCTTTCCGTCCATCTTCAGCTTCTCCAGTTTGAGCATCTCGCCGGCTTTTTGCTGTTGCGCCGCGGCGATGCAGATTTCCAGAGCTTGGTCCGAAGCCAGGACCTGGCCGGTCGATACAGCGGCCAAGATAATTACACTACCGATAAATTTCTTCTTCATTGTTCGCTCCTTTTTCAACAGAAAATTTCCGAAAACAGAAAAAATTCCCGTTTTTCGGGAATATTATACCATCACATCAGATCAATCCGTGTTTTTTTGCCCATTCGCGTATCTGCAATTGATTGGCCAATCCCATCTTTTTCTTCAGTTGCGTTTGGCAATTGAATGCCGTTTTTGTCGAGACCCCCCAAGTTTTCGGCAATATAGGCCATGGGGTAACCTTCCGCCAGCAGGCAGAAAACATCGAATTCGCGCGAACTGAGCTTGACGAAGGGCGCGAGCATTTTTTTGATCTGGCGCATGGCCAGAATTTGGCTCATCTTCGCTTCGATGCACACTCCACCCGCGCGAACGGTTTCGATGCATTTCAGCAGAGTTTCGTCGTCATACTCATCGCTCAGCACACCCGCCGCACCCGCTTGAAAATATTGCAGATACTCGTGCGGGCTGCCGCTTTGATTGACGACCAGCCAGCGGAGTTTTTGTCGTTGCTTAATTCGTCCGAGCTGCACGCCTAACCATTCCTGGCCGAGCATGGCGTCGACAATCAGCACATCCGCCTCTTCTTCGAGCGGATCGTTTGAGTTCATACCCTCCCTGACAGTCAGGTCATAATGCTGGCGTAAAACATCCAGTTTGGAAGCGGAATCGGTCGAAGAAGTACAGAATAGTATTTTCACAGACTAGCCTATCCTTGCCTATTGCATTCCTTTGGCGAGGTTCTCGGGCGATCAATGCGCGGAGCCACGACTTTCATCGCGGCATGAATTGTGTAGAACATATGAGTTATCAGTATCGTGAGAAATTGTCAGTTTAACCAATCTTGAACTCATTGACGGCATTTTCATGAATAAAATCGCGCCATCTCCCAGCTCGCCGTCAACACATAGCCGCTAAAGGCGACCGCGAGCGACAACAAATAGGGAAAATCCAGCTGCATACCGACTATCCAGGTAACGATGCCCCCTAGCAAGGCCGCTGCGGCGCTGTAAACGCCACCGAAACGGCTGAAGAGGGCGAAGATGACGACGACGAAGATGCCTGCACTACCGAAGTGCCGACGCCTCTTCGACCAGGTTGTAGACGCGGTTGGCATTCCAGGCCAGAACGAAGGCAACGATACCGCACCCCATCACCAGCAGTCGAGCGAGGCGGATTTTATGCGTTTCCTCGCTGACCTTGAATACCGAAATCAGCAGGTTGTGGGACATCAGCGCCGACGCCGCCAACAAGGCGCTGTCGACGGTCGACAAAATCGCCGAAATCAACGCCCCGGCGAAGATGATGTAAAGAAAGGTCGGCAAGAATTGTTGTGCCAATTGCGGCAGAATCTGTTCCGGCTCGCTCAGTTCGGGCAGGATATTGCCTCCTGTCAAACCGATCATGACCGGAATCAGACCCACCGACAAATACAGCAGGCCGCCACCGATACAGGCGCGTTGCGCGACTTGCGGCGAGCGACTGGCCAACGTACGGGCGATCAGTTCCTGCGACAACACCGAACCGCAGATCGGAATGGCCCAAGCTTCCACGTTATGCAGCCAGGACTGTTGTTCCCCGCTGCGCATGCGCAAACGTTGTGGATCGATGCTATCGAGAGTGACCGACAGGCTGCCGTGATGATCGACCACCAGCCAGGCGATCAACAACAGGCCTATCAGCAAGGCGACGCCCTGCACCGCGTCGGTGACGACATCGGCCAGCAGGCCGCCGTACATGGTATAAACGATGACGACCAGCGCCGCGATGCTGATGGTGAATTCGACCTCCAGCCCGGAGGAGGCCGACAACACCTGGCCGAAGGCGCGGATCTGCACCGCCGCCCACATAATCGATCCCGGAACGAGCAACAGCACGGCCAGCATTTCGATGTTGCGGGAGTAACGCTGGCGAAACAAGTCCGCCAATGTCATCAACTGTCGCCGCCATAACGGTATCGCAAACACCAACCCCATAACGACCAGACACATGGCATAACCGAAGGGGTCGACCGTCGCGCCCGCCAAACCCTGTTCGTACACCGCGCCGGCCGCGCCGATACAGGTTTCCGCGCCGAACCAGGTGGCGAAAACGCTGAGTGTCGCCAACGGATAGCCGAGACTGCGCCCGGCCAGCAAATAATCGGCTTCGCTGGCGATACGACGCGACAGCCAAACGCCGATCAGCAATTGCAGCAAAATGTAGGCGGCGATACCGAATACAATTATGTTCATCAGACCTATAGATATTTATCTTGCTTATACGGTTGTTAACAAGGACGGCTTATACACAAAAGCTGTGGATAACTCTGTGGCTAGATTGTCGAAATGCAGGCTAACTGTCCATCAGCATTGCATTTTTGTTAAATTGATCAAATATTGGTCAAAGACAGATAATCTAACGTATTCAACAACATAAAAAAGGCAATGGGAAATTTTATGCAACTAAACAACCACCCGCTCAAGCGGGTGGGTTCCAATAACGGACTGAAAGTCCGGATACGCGTCGACTAAACGACGCGTCTTAGTCGGGCTCCATCTTGAAATTATCGTTTGGATTAGGTTCAAAGTGATGCTCCAAATATTGCTTTATCATCTCATCAGTCATTTGCCCCACTGTGGCGCAAAAATAACCGCGGGCTCAAAAATGTCGACCCCAATATCGCTTTTTCAAGTGCGGGAACTCTTCGAACAGATAGCTCGAAGTTCGTCCCTTGATTCGCCTCATGATTTCGCTTGGGGCCATAGTCGGCGGCGCACTCACCAAAATGTGCACATGATCTTTGCTCACGACACCTTTGATAATCCGTATCTCAAAGGCTTCGCATGTCTGCCGCACCAAGTCTCTCACTCGTTCGGCTATTTCATCCTTCAGCACTTTATAACGATACTTCGTAACCCAAACAAAATGATACTCAATTTGGTAAACCGTATGGCTGCCGTATCTATAGTCCATCGCCACCTCCTTGGGCAAATTATCGCAGCTAAAGCTGACCGGCTAAAGCCGGTGGTTTAAACCTTATGATGGATAATTAAGGAGCGCTCGCTTGGATATTCTTAGCTGAAAAATTTATGTGCATAAGACGAGATCCAGCCGATTCATTGTCACTGCCTGGCGAGCGACTGAACTTAACGCCTGATAATTCATTGATTCAGCCAGTCCACTTAGTCGTCACCGGAAAGTTAAGCACCACTTTACCCACAATTCCTGTGGATAACTTTGTGGACAGATTGTCGAAACGTGTGCTAACTAACCATAAATATTACATTTTTGTTAAATTGGCCATTGTTTACACAATAAACAAAATAACATAAAAATCAATAAGATAATAAGTTATATCGCCAGATTCAAACAAATTCCTTCGCATTAAGGCAACTGTATCGACTTCAAACCTTTCTGTGCATAAGAGCTTTATTCCACATTTTTCGCGGCCGGCCTTTCACATATTTTTTTGGCCATTCGAGAAAATAACACTGCCCGATGAAAAAAAGAAATCAACATTTATCGGCACAAATAAAAGTGATTTATGAACAACCTGGCTAAGTATTGATCGATATTGGAAAATTTCGCTTTACCCACAAAAGCTGTGGATAACTCTGTGGATAGATTGTCTAAATACGTCGCAACGTCCCATAACTGTTACATTTTTGTTAAATTGACTATTTTTTAACCAGCCAACAAAAATTATTTCTTTCAATGACTTATAAAAGTCAACAATAATTTTTACGAGACGTAAACGCTATGCCAAGAAATCATATCGACTGAAAACCTTTCTGTGTATTAATATGCATTGCCTATTCGATTGCTAACCCACGCCATTGCAAAAACTAGCAGCCGAAACATGCAGTCGCATACTAAATGCGATTCAAGCAAGGGTTTTGATCATCTTATAGTCGTCCATGATGAACCCTTCTCCAATATCTTCAACCAAGCTGCCGCTATTTCGGAAACCGTTTCGTTGATAAAAGCGAATGGCTAAGTCATTATAGCGGTTGACGGTTAGCCATAATTCGGCAATGCCTTGTCGCTGACATTCCCGTTCTATATAGTCGAGAATTTTTTTGCCCAATCCGCAACCGCGCAAAGGCTTGCGCACGTATAGCTTGCTCAGTTTCATGGAACCGTCACCGATTGTCGAAACGGCAAAATAAGCCGCCCATTGTTGCCCATGCAACAGCAAAAAGTATCGACAGCCATCGGCAATCTGTCGGTTAATCGCTGCCCTGCTCTGGAAATTATTCAACATATAATCAACCTGCGCTTGGCCAATGATGGCAAGATAATGATCTTGCCAAATTTCTTTGGCCAATTCGCAAAGGACACTGATTTGCTCGTCCCGCCGGACCGCAATAATCTGAATTCCTGGCGGTTTATCGTAAATTGCTGGCATTGCCAAAAAATACCGACTTTTCCGTTAACATTATACTGTTCGCAAAATTCGGTTTCTTTGCCGCCATCACCCAGTCTTCTTTAGGAGGGCGAAGGTTTTTAAGGTGCCGAATTTTGATGCGAAGATTATAGCGTCATGAAAGACTGGCCGGATTAATATCGATGAAAAAAAAGAGTTTAGCTTTATTGAATTTATTGTTGATCTCGCTACTGTTACCGGCTTGCGCCCCGGTCGTGGTAAAACCGGGCCTATTCAACAATCAGGGCCGTTTAACCCCAAATACCTTCATCACCGATGACGGTATGAAACTGCCGTTATCCAGCTGGCAAGCCGAACAGAGCAAAGCTGTCATTATCGCCTTGCATGGCTTCAACGACTACCGGCAATTCTTCCAAGCGCCTGCCCAATTTTTCCAGCAACACGGCATTACTTCCTACGCCTACGACCAGCGGGGCTTCGGCGCCACCCCCAATCGCGGTTATTGGGCTGGCATCGATGCCTATACCAACGATTTGGCTTTATTTAGCCGCCTGATCAAGCAACGACATCCCGATACCCCTGTGTATTTATTGGGGGAAAGCATGGGCGGCGCCGTCATCATCAATACCGTCACCCAACCTTCGTCGCCCGCCATAGACGGTATAATCCTGGCGGCCCCGGCCGTGTGGGGCCGTAAAACCATGCCGTGGTACCAGACCGCTTTATTGTGGTCCCTGTCTTATAGTTTGCCATGGCTGACCCTGACCGGCGAGGACCTGGAAATCACTGCGTCGGATAATATAGACATGTTGAAAGCATTGGGCCGCGACCCCCTCGTGATCAAGGAAACCCGGGTCGACGCCATCCATGGCTTGGTCAATTTGATGGACCGGGCATTGGAAAACGCCGAACGGTTAACGGTCGATACCCTATTGCTATACGGTGAAAAAGACGAAATAATTCCCCGCCGACCGACGATGATTTTTCTCCAGGGTTTATTGGACAAGCACGCTCGCGCCAAAACCATCGCCTTTTATCCGAATGGCTACCATATGTTGTTGCGCGACCTGCAAGCACCGGTTCTATGGCGCGATATTGCGGCCTGGATAAGTTCGCATGGCGCGCCATTGCCTTCCGGCGCGGACAAGCATGCTCAACACTGGCTGAAACAAAACGAGGTATCCGCCGCTGGATTGCTAAACCCAGAGCCGGACCAAGCCCACCATGATTTCCCGGCGCCCGGCTGAGGCACGCGCGATTCGCGTCGACCCGGCACAATCATTCATTGGTCGCGATTGATTTCGAGCGGACCTCCCTCCCGCTCCCTGCTCAATCAGCCAAAGGTCGAGCCGTTCCA
Proteins encoded in this region:
- a CDS encoding REP-associated tyrosine transposase produces the protein MSNYRRVTVPGATYFFTVVTLHRRPILCNEDVRTSLREGIRSIRVEHPFTIEGWVLLPDHLHCIWTLPEQDDDFSKRWALIKRYVSKRLQLRYHRSDWMIASKIKRRESTLWQRRFWEHQIRDEEDLHRHLDYLHFNPVKHGHAARVSDWPYSSFHRFVREGRYPEGWGDEFVSSIEIPEAGQYD
- a CDS encoding PepSY domain-containing protein produces the protein MKKKFIGSVIILAAVSTGQVLASDQALEICIAAAQQQKAGEMLKLEKLKMDGKAMYELEIRDANGFEWEFMCDANSGKITETESEVRSVESKAFKSKMKVTEEDAAAIALKAYPGVIEEVEYEIESNGDASYEFDIVNDKGVETKVEVDAASGKIIEVSTEEWEIGEEADERR
- a CDS encoding helix-turn-helix domain-containing protein; this encodes MKILFCTSSTDSASKLDVLRQHYDLTVREGMNSNDPLEEEADVLIVDAMLGQEWLGVQLGRIKQRQKLRWLVVNQSGSPHEYLQYFQAGAAGVLSDEYDDETLLKCIETVRAGGVCIEAKMSQILAMRQIKKMLAPFVKLSSREFDVFCLLAEGYPMAYIAENLGGLDKNGIQLPNATEEKDGIGQSIADTRMGKKTRIDLM
- a CDS encoding sodium:solute symporter family protein, which gives rise to MNIIVFGIAAYILLQLLIGVWLSRRIASEADYLLAGRSLGYPLATLSVFATWFGAETCIGAAGAVYEQGLAGATVDPFGYAMCLVVMGLVFAIPLWRRQLMTLADLFRQRYSRNIEMLAVLLLVPGSIMWAAVQIRAFGQVLSASSGLEVEFTISIAALVVIVYTMYGGLLADVVTDAVQGVALLIGLLLIAWLVVDHHGSLSVTLDSIDPQRLRMRSGEQQSWLHNVEAWAIPICGSVLSQELIARTLASRSPQVAQRACIGGGLLYLSVGLIPVMIGLTGGNILPELSEPEQILPQLAQQFLPTFLYIIFAGALISAILSTVDSALLAASALMSHNLLISVFKVSEETHKIRLARLLVMGCGIVAFVLAWNANRVYNLVEEASALR
- a CDS encoding GNAT family N-acetyltransferase, with translation MPAIYDKPPGIQIIAVRRDEQISVLCELAKEIWQDHYLAIIGQAQVDYMLNNFQSRAAINRQIADGCRYFLLLHGQQWAAYFAVSTIGDGSMKLSKLYVRKPLRGCGLGKKILDYIERECQRQGIAELWLTVNRYNDLAIRFYQRNGFRNSGSLVEDIGEGFIMDDYKMIKTLA
- a CDS encoding alpha/beta hydrolase, which gives rise to MKKKSLALLNLLLISLLLPACAPVVVKPGLFNNQGRLTPNTFITDDGMKLPLSSWQAEQSKAVIIALHGFNDYRQFFQAPAQFFQQHGITSYAYDQRGFGATPNRGYWAGIDAYTNDLALFSRLIKQRHPDTPVYLLGESMGGAVIINTVTQPSSPAIDGIILAAPAVWGRKTMPWYQTALLWSLSYSLPWLTLTGEDLEITASDNIDMLKALGRDPLVIKETRVDAIHGLVNLMDRALENAERLTVDTLLLYGEKDEIIPRRPTMIFLQGLLDKHARAKTIAFYPNGYHMLLRDLQAPVLWRDIAAWISSHGAPLPSGADKHAQHWLKQNEVSAAGLLNPEPDQAHHDFPAPG